In Rhizobium sp. BG4, the genomic stretch CGACTTGCGGCAGGGGCGGCCGCTCGAATGCTCCTCGAAGGGGAAGGCCAGCGTATAGTGCTTGCCGTAGGCCTCCAGTGTGCGGGTGCGGACCCAGTCGGTGTCGAAATGCGGGCGGCCGAAGCGGCGGATATCGACCGGCCAGAGATCGTAGGGCGGTTCGCCCTTCGCCACCCATTCGGCGAGCGCCATGCCGGCACCGCCGCCGGAGGCAATGCCAAAGGCGTTGAAACCGGCGCCGACGAAGAAATTCTTCAGCTCCGGGGCTTCGCCGAGGATGAAATTGCCATCCGGCGTGAAGCTTTCCGGACCGTTCAGTAGCTGCTTGACGCCGGCTGTTTCGAGGCCCTGAACACGGGCCAGCGCCTGTTCCATGATTTGCTCGAAGTGATCGTAATTGCTGTCGAGGAGCGTGTAGTGGAAGCCTTCAGGGATGCCGCCCGTAGCCCAGGGGATCGGGTTCGGCTCGTAGCCGCCCATGACGAGGCCGCCGACCTCTTCCTTGTAATAGGTCAGGCGATCGGGATCGCGCAGTGTCGGCAGGTTCGAGGGAACGCCGAAGGATTCGGTGATCAGGTATTGGTGCTCGACCGAAACCAGCGGCACGTTGACGCCGAAGCGGGCGGCGAAGGCACGGGTCCACTGACCGGCACAGACGACGACGCGTTCGCACTCTATGCGGCCATTGGCGGTGATGACGGCGCGGATGCGGCCCTTGTCGATTTCGAGATCGATGACTTCGGTGTCTTCGAAAATAGAGACCCCAGCCATGCGGGCGCCGCGCGCGAGCGCCTGAGTGATATCCGAAGGGTTCGCCTGACCGTCGGTCGGCAGATAGGCCGCGCCGACGAGGTCATCGATGTTCATCAGCGGCCAGAGATCGAAGGCCTCTTGCGGCGTCAGCAGATGCATTTCGAGGCCGAAGGACTGGGCCGTGGTCGCCTGACGCTTTACCTCCGTCCAGCGTTCCTCGTTGCAGGCAAGCCGCAGGCCGCCGTTCATCTTCCAGCCGGTGCCAAGGCCGGTCTCGGCCTCCAGCTTCTTGTACAGATCGACGGAATAGCCGAGCAGCTGGGTGATATTGGCGCTCGTGCGCAGCTGACCGACGAGGCCGGCGGCATGGAAGGTCGTGCCTGATGTCAGCTTCTTGCGCTCCAGCAGCACGGTATCCGTCCAGCCGAGCTTGCCGAGATGATAGGCCGTCGAGCAGCCGATAATGCCGCCGCCGATGACCACGGCCTTTGCCGTCTTCGGTAATTCCTTCGTCATTCTACTGATCCTGTTCAAATGCCTTATAGGCACGCTCGAAGCGCGCGAGATTTTCGGCGGTATAGGCGGCGTAGTCGAAATCGATGGTCGAATGGGTCTCGGAGACCATGCTCCAGAGCGTTTCGCGCAGCAGCGAGGCGCATTTCATGGCGCGGTAGCGACGCCACAGATCAAGCGTCAGCGGTGTCTCGAAATAGCTTTCGAGCATCATGCGTTCGGTGGCTTCCGGGAGTTCGTTGTTGGAAGCAAGGCCGCCGAGATCGAAGAGCGGTGTGTTGAAGCCGGCATAGTCCCAGTCGATCAGCCAAAGCCGCTTGCCGTCATCGAGAAAATTGGCGGCCAGAAGATCATTGTGCCCAAAGCCGATCTCAAACGGACCGGCGGCGGCTTCCAGGCGCTCGGTCTTTTCGAGAAAGTGCGGCAGCAACGGCGCATAGCCGCTGCCCGCGGACGCAAAGTTAGCCGCATAATCGCGGATGACGTGAAACACCCAGAAGATCATCGCCTGGCCGCGGAAGTGGCGGGCAATGTCGCGATGGCAGGCCCGGATCAGCGGCAGCGTCCGCTGCAGGGTCTGCTCATCCTGCAGGTCGGCAGCGGTCAGCGCGCGGGATTCGATGAAATCAAGAACGAGGATGCCGGGCGCATGATGGATGACGGCTGGCGACAGGCCTGCGGCATGGGCGGCGATGCTGGCGGCAAGCTCGTTCGGCCGGC encodes the following:
- a CDS encoding FAD-dependent oxidoreductase, whose protein sequence is MTKELPKTAKAVVIGGGIIGCSTAYHLGKLGWTDTVLLERKKLTSGTTFHAAGLVGQLRTSANITQLLGYSVDLYKKLEAETGLGTGWKMNGGLRLACNEERWTEVKRQATTAQSFGLEMHLLTPQEAFDLWPLMNIDDLVGAAYLPTDGQANPSDITQALARGARMAGVSIFEDTEVIDLEIDKGRIRAVITANGRIECERVVVCAGQWTRAFAARFGVNVPLVSVEHQYLITESFGVPSNLPTLRDPDRLTYYKEEVGGLVMGGYEPNPIPWATGGIPEGFHYTLLDSNYDHFEQIMEQALARVQGLETAGVKQLLNGPESFTPDGNFILGEAPELKNFFVGAGFNAFGIASGGGAGMALAEWVAKGEPPYDLWPVDIRRFGRPHFDTDWVRTRTLEAYGKHYTLAFPFEEHSSGRPCRKSPLYDRLKAQGACFGEKLGWERPNWFADLFANEEPKDIYSYNRQNWFDAVGREHKAVREAAVIFDQTSFAKFVLKGRDAEAALGWISSNDVAKPAGWLVYTQMLNDKGGIECDLTVARIAENEYYIVTGTGFATHDFDWIARNIPEGMQAELVDVTSAYSVLSLMGPNARAVLEKVTSSDVSNAAFPFGRIKTVGIAGCPVRALRITYVGELGYELHVPVEYATTVYDVLMAAGNGLGLINAGYRAIESCRLEKGYRAWGSDIGPDHTPVEAGLAWAVKTRKTTPFRGREAIERQLSGGVRKMLACFVPDDPDVVLLGRETIYRDGQRVGWLSSGGFGYTLGKAIGFGYVRNPAGVTEDFVLSGTYELDVARERAPCSVSLKPLYDPEMKRVKG
- a CDS encoding phosphotransferase; its protein translation is MTPEDRIHALGIWHGPVEIEPITGGITNRNYLVKDQRARRVVRLGDDIPIHHISRPNELAASIAAHAAGLSPAVIHHAPGILVLDFIESRALTAADLQDEQTLQRTLPLIRACHRDIARHFRGQAMIFWVFHVIRDYAANFASAGSGYAPLLPHFLEKTERLEAAAGPFEIGFGHNDLLAANFLDDGKRLWLIDWDYAGFNTPLFDLGGLASNNELPEATERMMLESYFETPLTLDLWRRYRAMKCASLLRETLWSMVSETHSTIDFDYAAYTAENLARFERAYKAFEQDQ